GGAACCTCCATGCACtgctgtgggaatgtaaattgctcagccactgtggaaaacagtctgcagttcctcaaaaacttaaacagAGAGTTACCATAGGGCCCAGCAATTCTGCTCATAAGGATAttcccaagggaaatgaaaacacattccaTGCAAAAACtggcacacccatgttcacagcagcattactcacaacagccaaaaggtggaaacagtcTAATGTCTGCCAACTGAGGAATGAATGGTGTATTCATACAAAGGAAGATTAGTGTAAATAATTTATCATAGTAATGAAGTCCTGTTTCAGgctgcaacatgaatgaaccacaaaacattacactaagtgaaagaaggaaattataaaagaCCACATATCATATAATTTCACAGGTATGAAATTTCAAGAATAGAAGAATAGAGAGAGACAAAAAGTAAATTAGTAGTAGCCTCTGGCTACTACTAATGTTACCCATTTATCAGACTCAGGTGAGACACTCACATATGTCACAGGAAGTGGGTATACCAGTTACAGACAGGCAGCAAGGGAGAACAGGAGCCTCGGATTCATTGGGGGCCCTCTAGCCTCAGCAAAGCTTCCCAGGTGAGCTGAGTCTTATCCATGTGTGCCCCACTCACACCACAGCTGAGGGATCCCAGAAAGCTGCCTGCCCTCGGTCTTATGTCCCAGGGCTACAGGATTCACTGCACTAAAGCACGAAAGAATATCCTGTTTCTAGGAACTGGGACAAAGCCCGACTCTTCTGGCCAGTCCCTCACTAACTCAGGATGTTGCATTCCCAGCGTATTCTAcagttattctttttcttcctttattaatattttaattgaagcATGATcattgtacatgtttatggggaccagtgagatattttgatacgtGTATACAATGTGTAGAGATCATTCAGGGTGAATAGTATATCAtctcctcaaacatttatcatgtcTTTGTTTTGGGAACACTCAATATCTTCTCCTCTAGCTATCCGCAAATGTGCAGTAAATTATGGTTAACCCCAGTTATCATGCAGTGCTACAGAACACTAGGGCTTATTCCTGCTGTGTGGCTATAGTTTTGTATCTGTGAACCAGCCTCTCCCCTTTCCCTCGTCCTCaccccttcccagcccctggtaaccaccattctatctTCTACTCCTGAGATCAACTTCTTTAGCTTGCACctgtgagtgagatcatgcagttcatctttctgtgcctggcttatttcatttagcataatgtcctccaagctcACCTGTATTGTCACATAGGGCAGAATTTTGTTCTGCTCTAGGGTTAAATagaattccattgtgtgtatacaccatcttttccttttcattacttttccatgttttccattcatctgttgacaagCACTTAGGTGCTTTCATATCGTGGCTATCGTGagcagtgctgtgataaacatggggtgcagatatctcttcaacacactgatttcttttcctttggatacacaccccatagtgggattgctgggttagctctatttttagctttttgaggaatctccatacagTTTTCCTTAGTGGTTGTACAACTTCCCACTAACAGCATATGAGTTCCCTTTCTTCACTTCCTCTGCaggatttatttttgcctttttgataatggccattctgtGGGATGAGAGGacacctcattgtggttttgacttgcgtGTCCCTGATGATGAATGATGCTGAGCATTCCTTCAAGCTCtcgttggtcatttgtatgtcttctttcagaAATGTCGGTTCAGCTCCCTCTGCAGTCACGCCTGAGAACCACAAGTGAGACACGGGGAGAATTGCATTGGTCTGAAGCCGCCTGGAGAACCGTCCTGTGGGGTAGTGAGTGGGGGGTACTAAAGGGCATGAGGTTATGAAATTTTCTACAACTGATTATGGCGATGGGTACACGgcactgtgaatatactaaaagcattgaattgtataccttaaatggGAGAATTGTGTGGTATATGAACGATatgtcaataaagctgttaacaaAACAAGAAGAGGTATCAGAGAGGTTGGGGATCAGTGAAGCTGTGGTTGTATCAATGCACCAAGAGTTCTGGTGGAATGAAAGCACTGGAGAAAGTGAGCTAGAAAGAGGAGGGTGGCTGGAAGCGGGTGCATGGGACACACCCCACTGGGGTGCCCTGTGAAGAACAAGGTCACAGATATCACCacaggggtgaggggtggggaaggATCTTTTACTTGTGTAAATGATCCCCACAGGGGCACTGCTTAACTGAGCAGTGGGAAGGAGGACACCATCCTCCAGCCCCCAGAATGGTAGAGCAACTGACAGCTTGCATCTTGAGCATGGAGAAGCTGCAGGCACCCAACTCCAACCCATGAGAGCAGCTGCAGGGGGTGAACCCTGCAAAGTCACGAGGGTGGAGTTCCCCAAGGCCTTAGGAGTCCACCCCTCACTCCAGTGTACCCTGGATGTGGGACTGGGAGTCCAAGgacattattttggagctttaagatttactggctgccctgctggatttcagacatGCGTGGGGTCCGTAGCCCCTTCCTTTGGGCTgacttctcccttttggaatgggaatgtttacccagTGCTtctaccctcattgtatcttgtaagtaaataatgtattttgattTTCACAGGTTCATAGGTAGAAGGAACTTGGACTTGGGACTTCAGACTTGATGTTGGAATGAGTCAAGACATTGAGAGGACTGTTGAGAAGAGATGATCCTATTTTGTgatgtaaggacatgagatttgaggggtCGGGGGATAATGACATAGTTGggctgtcccctccaaatctcttgtcgaaatgtaatccccagtgttgaaggaggggcctgcaaggaggtgtttaggtcatgggggtggatccctcataacTGGCTTAGCGCCATCCCCTTGGCGATGAGTGTGTTCACTCAGATCTGGTTGTTCGCAAGTGTGTGGCCCCTCCTCACCCCTTGCTCCCATTCTCACCATGTGGCGTGCCTACTCCtgcttcgccttccaccatgaggaAAACCTCCCTGagggcctccccagaagctgagcagaggtGGGTGCCAtgcttgtgcagcctgcagaaccatgagccattctaacctctttcctttataaattacccagcctcaagtatttctttagagcaatgcaaaGAATGGTCTAACACACCCAGAAAGCTGAGACTGGTATGAGTAAAATATAAAGACCATGGATAAATTTTGAAatctgaaaatgtaaaattaatattaCTGGGGGAGTTAACACAGGAAAGATGAGAGCATGTGGGCAGAGGCTGTTGCCCATTGGTCACATGTGGTCAGCAGAGAGCAGGTGACCAGCACCCTGGAGCTTTGCAAGAAGCACCAGACAGCCTGGAGTTGAGGTTTTAATTATAGGGGCCAAAACAAACGGGGAAAAAGACAAATTTAGCATACAAAGAAAGTAGATGCTCAACTGAGCCAGGAGGAAGTCactagcaaaaaggaaaaaaacagagctcTGGAAAAATGTAAACAGTCACAAGAAAGGGACCCTGTGTCCTGCCTGACATCTGGACAGGTATATAAAGAGCCTGGGCTCAGGGAGCTCCACACCTGCACCTCCCTCTCACCTGCTCCTCTACCTGATCCACCCTCAATCTACCAGAACCATGGGCTGCTGTGGCTGCTCCGGAGGCTGTGGCTCCAGCTGTGGGGGCTGTGGCTCCGGCTGTGGGGGTTGTGGCTCCGGCTGTGGGGGCTGTGGCTCCGGCTGTGGGGGCTGTGGCTCTGGCTGTGGGGGCTGTGGCTCCAGCTGCTGTGTGCCCGTCTGCTGCTGCAAGCCCGTGTGCTGCTGTGTGCCAGCCTGttcctgctccagctgtggctcctGTGGGGGCTCCAAGGGGGGCTGTGGCTCTTGTGGGGGCTCCAAAGGGGGCTGTGTTTCCTGTGGGGGCTCCAAGGGGGGCTGTGGCTCCTGTGGGGGCTCCAAGGGAGGCTGTGGCTCCTGTGGTGGCTCCAAGGGGGGCTGTGGTTCTTGTGGGGGCTCCAAGGGGGGCTGTGGCTCCTGTGGGGGCTCCAAAGGTGGCTGTGGTTCCTGTGGGGTCTCCAAGGGGGGCTGTGGTTCTTGTGGCTGCTCCCAGTGCAATTGCTGTAAGCCCTGCTGCTACTCCTCAGGCTGTGGATCCTGCTGCCAGTCCAGCTGCTGCAATCCCTGCTGCTACTCCTCAGGCTGTGGATCCTGCTGCCAGTCCAGCTGCTGCAATCCCTGCTGCTGCCAGTCCAGCTGCTGTGTCCCCGTGTGCTGCCAGTCTAGCTGCTGCAAGCCCTGCTGCTGTCAGTCCAGCTGCTGTGTCCCCGTGTGCTGCCAGTGTAAGATCTGAGGCTCTGAACCCAGACCTTCAGGTTTCGCCTGTTTGGTGAAAGCATTTGTTATGATTTCCCTGAATTAATTCATCCCACGCATCCTCCCTGAGGCACCTGCCCCTTCTCCAGCTCATCACCCATGCGCGCACCTCCTTCCATGGCTCAGCTCTCCACTGGGCCCTGCCTTCAGCCTCCTCACTCTGGAAATGCATGTTTCCTTGATGCAGGAGGTGGCCTTGCCTGGACACGGGCACCTAGCCAACTGCCATGGTGTTCCCTGCACTTGGGTGTGGACCATCTTCTTCTTCTCCCTCGGCTGACTGAGATGCAAGGTCTGACCCCACAAGGCCAGGCCGATGTTGCTCAGTGATCACTAAGAACCAGCTTCTCAACCACCACTGGGACCCTGGATCCTCCAGGGCCGCTGCCTGTTCTCCAGTGGCCACCTGTGACCAGGAAggtctccttccttcctgttg
This genomic window from Pan troglodytes isolate AG18354 chromosome 9, NHGRI_mPanTro3-v2.0_pri, whole genome shotgun sequence contains:
- the LOC112204808 gene encoding keratin-associated protein 5-11, which codes for MGCCGCSGGCGSSCGGCGSGCGGCGSGCGGCGSGCGGCGSGCGGCGSSCCVPVCCCKPVCCCVPACSCSSCGSCGCGSCGVSKGGCGSCGCSQCNCCKPCCYSSGCGSCCQSSCCNPCCYSSGCGSCCQSSCCNPCCCQSSCCVPVCCQSSCCKPCCCQSSCCVPVCCQCKI